In Nostoc edaphicum CCNP1411, the sequence ATATTTTTTACCCCGTTTGTCGTATAAAACAACCCAGTGGTGTCCCTGCCAATGAATAATTGCTGGTAAGTTTATTTCTGTGATTCTGTCTGCGATCGCAGGCGAAGCTTTAACTGCTCTAGCATTGAAACCCAGATTCTCAGATCCACGTTTTAAACCCAGCAAAGTTGTTCCTAGCTGTCCAGTTCCTACCGCTTCTCGACTGCGATTGATGCTTAAAAAATGCCCGTAATGCTTGGAAATCGAAGCTAGACAAGCTGCTCCACAGTCTTCTTCACTCAACTGGGAAACACACTGATAATTTTTACGGAATTTAAATAGATCAAACATATTTACCGAACTTTAAAATTGGTACACAAAGTCAGCAGAGCAATTTTGAATTAAAAATCTGTAATTAATCGCGCTTTTCGGAGAATGAAATGAAGTACCGTTTCTTGGCGAGAAATAATATCTGCTCTACCTTCCATCCCCGACTTTAGATGACACTGGCGATCGCCTCTACCCAAATATGGTTTTTGCGGTTGAATAGTTACCTGATAAGCGAGTACCTGCGCCACATTCTGATCTACGTTGTTTTTTAAAGTTGGTAGAGCATCTGGTGCAACTGTTTCGACAATTCCTTGGAGAGTCCCATAGTCTGGATAGGGACAAGCGGAAACTTGCATTTGGACTTTTTGACCCGCTTTTACCTTGTCAATATCTTGAGCCTGCACGCGAGTTTTAATTAACAAAGGAGCTTTGAGGGGAGCAATCTGAGCGATCGCTTCACTGGGTTGCACTACCTGTCCTGGGTTGCGAAGATGCAATTGCAGCAGGGTTCCGGCGATTGGCGATCGAATTACACTCTTATTTAGATCGGTTTTTACTTGTTGTAGTTCTTGACCACTGCGATCGAGTTGCTTTTGCAATTCAAGGCGCTGCTGTAGAAGAGTCTCTCTTTCTTTGTTCAAAGCAGCTAAGGTCGCCTCACCTTTTGCTTGTTCCTGCTTAATCCGCTCAGATGCCACCGTTACAACAGCATTACTAGGATTGATCGCGGTTCTAGCCTTTTCTAAGTCCGTTTGTGCAACCTTAAAAGCGTATTCTTTTTCCTCCATGAGATTTTTCGCGCTAGCTTTAGCTTCTTCTAGCTTCGCTTCAGCAGACTTAACCGCTTGTTCTTTTTCCTCAAACAGATTACGAGGAACTGCTCCTGATGCTACTATCGGCTGCAATCGCTCTCTTTGTAGCCGAGTTAATTTCAAAGCTGCTTCCGCCTCTTGAACCGTTGCTATTAAGACTTTTTCTCGCAGCAATCGCTCTTTTTGCACCTTCGCTAAGGTCAAGGCTGATTCTGCTTTTGTCATATCAGCTGTAGCTTTAATTTGCTGATCTTGATAGTTGCGTTGAATACCACCAAACTCAGCTTGTGCAGCCATAATTGTGCGGTTAATTAAGTTTGTCTGAGCCGCAATCTGGACATTCATTTCACCGAGTTGAGCATCAATTTGATTTAGTTGTAATTGACTCTGTTGAATACTGCTTTCTAATTGACTTTTTTGGGTCTGGAGTTGAGAATCATCAACGTAAGCAATAGCTTGTCCTTTAGTTACCACCTGATTTTCTTGAACATCTATCTTTTGAATGATTCCATTCATCGCAGACTGAACAATTCGCTGTTCTCCAACAGGTCGAATACTTGCAGGGACTTTAACCGTGACGTTGTAATTCAGAACTGATGTAAGACTCACTCCTGCCACAAAAATAGTTAGCAGAATTCCTCCTCCAAAGTTTGTCCATTTACCGAGATGAGGGAGAAACTCGTTAACTTCAACTAAATGAAGTTGGTCTGGATTAAGTTCATTAAACCTATTCCAAGAAGAGTCCTCCACTGTGCGTAAGGATTTCACGGCATTGCACCTTTTGTTGTGAATGGATACATGAAAAAATCAGGTGATCTAAAAGTCAAGCCTGTTGCGTTGACACAAAGGCATTGATAAATCCCTCTAAATAAGGTGTTTACGGCTTATCTGCTAAAAATACTTTGCTAAAAAGTGAAACAGTAACAGATGCTGCTAACAGTGACAAACATCATGCTTTACAATGTTCTATAATCGAAAAAGGGGGAAGAGAAAGGTATGCGCGACGCGCCAGAATCACCTTCCTCAAATTTCTAACGTGTGCAACGCGTTAAAAAAAATGTAGGAGAACGCTCAAACTCCCTCAAAGTCCTCACTTACGTTGAGCGAGTCATAATAGTCTCCTCCATCCCCCTTTTATTCCCAAAAATGCGACAATTTGATGTGGCATTATTGTTAGCCTCACTAGCATGATCCTAATGAAAAATCACCATTACAGAGATTGATTGGTGGATGTAGTTTTGCGGAAAGTCTTGATTTTAGATATTTGGGTTATATAGACAGCACATCTGTAGACAGGGGATTTATAAAATCTGCGATCGCTTCTACAAATCAATGAGAAGAAACCTTGAGTGGCGAAATTGTTCAACACCACCCAAATCGCCCAGTCAAGTTTGCTATTTGACTAAACAAATCATCATTCTTAACTGTTTCAAAACCCATACTCGCCATTCCCCGCCGAAATTTATTGGTGAAGCGCTCTTAAGTGACAACTTTTGCAGGTTATTTGTAGGAATGGTTGAAGAATAGAAACGACAGGTAAGCCTGTAATTTCCCTAGTGGAAACAGATCCACCCAAATTAATGTGATTCTTTGATGTGACATGATTGTTAGCCTCACTTACGCACCTCTTTGATAAAAGATTCCAGAGGCTAACTCGCTGAGATAGTATTCCCTAAAGCATTTAACCAGATAATTCGGCTGTACAAAAGGGAAAATCATAGAAAAGCTCTGGAATCTAGGGCTGTTTCCAGCACCCAAAAAAGGGAAACCTTAAGCACCCATATTACTCAGCACTATCACGATAGCGGAGATTGCGGTACCGTATCGAGAATTGAACAAGATGACTCTTGCAATATCAGCTATTTTGTTCAAAGTTGGACATTTTAGGTAGGAAAGTAGCAAAAGAGAACAAGTTTGATGAAAAAATAAATTTATTTTTCACTTTTGACTTTTTGAGAACCCCACTTACTATTCCCTACCTAAATTTGCAAAGTACTTTGATGTAACAGCTGATTTTTCAAGCTATCTATGCTCCGTCATCTCCAAGACCATTGCCAGCAACGTTCTAACCACGAACTGATGACGCACCCAAGGCTCCAACTCCTCTAGGAAGATTTCCACCTAAGCCCAAGAAGTCTCGTGCAGCTGTATTGACAGCACTATTAATGCCTATGGAGGTGGCGCTGCTACCGCGAGGGCCGGAAGTGGTTCTTCCGATTAAAGCACTCCGTCTGCTACCGAAATTGCTGCCGCTTAACTCAAAGTCGGCACCACCTACTAGCATCTGTTGTTGCTCATCAGATAACTCGTTAAGCAACTCAGATGTAATTATTTGATGTGACATGATTGTTAGCCTCACTTACGAAATTAGGTGGGTTGACCACCTAAGACCCAACTATAAGGATTGTTTGTCAGGATTTCATAAACCTGGAGACATAAAACAAAATTGCATTTTTGTTTCTCAAGATAGATATAAAATCCTGTATTTGTTTTAGATATATCAATGCGCTAGAGCAGGTATGGTCAATATTTGGTGTTTTTGAAGGTATTTACAGTAAATGAATATATATTCACATATTTTGGATAGCTACAACCACAAGCTGTACATTATGGTATGGGTCAATCTGACTTTTCACCTCAAGACTAACTGACTTAAAAAGTACGCAAGGGCTGCACTACCTAAAGGAACTGTCAAATTGTCAATACCCAAAAATGAAACAGCTTCTAAAGCTGTAGCTATAACTGCTACTAAAAGTGATACTGCCCAAGTTTGCCAATTATTTCCTTGAGTTCCAGCTAAAATCAAACTACTGACGAGATAGCTAACGAGCATCATCGTCAGGGAGCCTTCCCAACTTTTCTCTGTCCCAAAAACTTTATATTTGTGTGTACCAAAGCGTTGCCCAATTAAGGCTGCTAGTCCATCTCCCCAAGTCATAATCAAAATTCCTAGTGCTGCGTACTGGGGTTGTTGCAAGTACCAGAACCAGGCAACTAAAATACCGAAACTGACAGAGTAAAAGAATGTCCCTAAACTTTGGCGTCCAACGCTATTAATACCAGGAAGAATGGGCAATCGATAGGATAATAAGGTGATTGCACTCGCTAAAATAGAAGCTGTAATCCCGACGCTAGCGGGAATATCGAGCCACCAAGCGATTAAAATCACATTACCAGTGCCAATATGAACTATCTTCCGCACGATTTCTGGCTTGTCGGCAAAGCGGTTTACCACCCATGCAATCAGGAGAATGAGTAACACCCAAATTGCAGCCAACGCAATTTGCAGCCATAAAACCGGAATTGAGGTGAAATCAGAAAATGTGATTAACAAAGATGCGACAAAACGAAAATTTTTACCTCTATAACTAATTTATAAGATTTAGGTAACTGTAATGAAACTATTATTAATTTGGCCGATTCGGGGCTACCGAATGTTTATCTCGCCATTGTTTCCTCCGAGTTGTCGCTTTCAACCAACTTGTTCGATGTATGCTATTGAAGCTATTGAACGATTTGGAGTATTGCGTGGTAGCTGGATGGCAACCCTGCGGATTTTGCGCTGTCATCCGTTTCATCCAGGTGGTTACGACCCCGTGCCAGAGGTGGTAGAAAAGGTTAAGGAGGAGTAGGTTTGTGCAAATGGTGGCGAATTGAGATTGGAGTTTAAACGCAGAGGAGCGCAAAGGGAAGCGCAGAGGGATGCAGAGAATGACAAAATTATTAAAGGATATGTTCGTGGGTATAGCTATTTGGGGAGATGTCAACAGATGAGGTTGTCATCTACCTTGGGAAGGTTGAATAATTTAGTTTAGACTTCTCATGATTAATCCCATTGCAATTTCTATACCAGAACCACAAATTCCTACGCCTGGCCCAAACCCGCTACCTAGTCCCAATCCTGAGCCGAATCCGCTACCGAGTCCCGAACCTGTACCGGGGCCAGCTATACCCCAACCATTACCGGGGCCTGCACCAGAACCAGTACCTGCTCCCATTCCTCAAACAGTTCCAGCGCCAATTCCCCAAACCATACCGGAACCTGTTTAGATTAACTTGGTAATGTAATCTAAAATCTCAAATCTAAAATCCAAAATGCTAAGAGCCGGAATTGTCGGACTTCCCAACGTCGGAAAATCTACTTTATTTAATGCTGTAGTTGCTAATGCTAAAGCAGAAGCAGCTAACTTCCCTTTTTGCACGATTGAACCGAATGTCGGCGTTGTCGCAGTACCGGATGAGCGGTTAAATGTTCTTGCTAAGATTGCCAGTTCGGTACAAACTATCCCGGCGCGGGTTGAATTTGTAGATATTGCCGGTTTAGTTAAGGGTGCAAGTCAGGGTGAGGGACTAGGGAATCAATTCCTGTCCCACATCCGAGAAGTTGATGCGATCGTCCATGTGGTACGTTGTTTTGAAAATGACGATATTATCCATGTTGCTGGTTCTGTTGACCCTGCGCGAGATATTGAAATCATTAATATAGAACTGGGTTTATCAGATTTAGCACAAATTGAGCGACGAATTGACCGGACTCGTAAACTAGCTCGTACCAGCAAAGATGCACAGTTTGAAATCACAGTCTTAGAAAAATTAGCTGCGGCTTTAAATGAAGGGAAATCGGTGCGTCAGGTAAGCTTGAATGAAGAAGAAACAGAAATTATTAAAGGATTAGAACTGCTCACTTATAAGCCGATTATCTACGCCGCCAATGTATCTGAGGATGAGTTGGCAACTGGTAATCATTTTGTAGAAACAGTACGGCAAATTGCATCGACAGAAAATGCCCAAGTTGTGATAGTTTCTGCCCAAGTTGAAGCGGAGTTAGTAGAGTTACCAGAGGAAGATAAAGCTGATTTTCTTGCGTCTTTAGGTGTGGAAGAAGGCGGTTTGAAATCATTGATTCGGGCAACTTACACACTTTTAGGTTTGCGGACATATTTCACTTGTGGCCCCAAAGAAACCCGTGCTTGGACAATTAATGCCGGAATGTCTGCGCCTCAAGCTGCTGGTGTAATCCACAGTGACTTTGAGCGGGGATTTATCCGCGCCGAAACAGTCGCTTATAAAGATTTGGTAACAACTGGTTCGATGAATGCTGCGAAGGAGAAAGGGTTGGTTCGCAGTGAAGGGAAAGAGTATGTTGTGCAGGAAGGGGATGTAATGTTGTTCCGATTTAATGTGTAGGGGTAATTAATCAGTGACCGTTATCAATCAGATAATGGTCAACCCACACCAAGTTGCGTAGGCTTTGCCCGCCGTAGGCATCGCACTTGTAAATCTTGACAAAATATTCGATATATGTATATTAACTTGCTAGCGATCGCAAATAAACCAGCAATCCTCAAAATCTAGTAGCTACTTCCACCCAAAACGTATATATAGGAACCCAAATTTTCATCATCTGTACCAACAATAACACCGCCTTTTGCACCAGGAACAAGTTCCATACCTTCAATTTTGTGGTAATCAGAGCGGTAGAGGGGAACAAGTTGAGAATTTTGTCGCCATGCAATTTTGTTACCATCCAATCCTAAATAACCAGCGACATACACAGCTGACTGAAATGGACCATCATCTCCGGCATCATTTGCTGAGGTGATGTACACAATTCCTACGGGATCTATCTTAATATCTGAAATATGACGAACATTTCCAGATGGAAACGGTACTTTCAGATTGGCAGAACCTTCAAGAGTAATTTGATATTTAGCTAAGTCAAAAAATCCCCAAAAAATAGTTGCTGGTTGTTCTCCTTCACCTCGGTGTCCCCAAATAGCAACTAATTTGCCGTCTATATTTTGTAATCCAAATGCTTCAAAATTATTTCCTGAAATAATTCCTGGAAGATTGAATTCCTTGAGAACTGAAATGGTCTTATTGGCAGGCTCTAACTTGATGTAATAAGCTTTTCCAGAACTACTTATAGCGATAAAAGAAGATTTTGTTTTGTCTGGAACAGATGTTAAAGCTTCTAAATCTACGGGCAACTCTGTATTATTTGGCCAGTTCAAGGGGAAATATTCAGGTTGGTTTTTACCCTTAATGCTGATGATTGCTACACGACCTTGATTTTTTTGTTTGTTGTCATGGACAATCAGAAAATCGAGCGTATTGCTTTGCTGCTCTATCAAAGCCATACCACTGATACCGAAAGGGATACCACCGCGAACCGGACGCCAATCTTGCGCCCCAACTTGCTGGGATATGAGTAACAATGCACTCAAGATTACTATATTTATAATTAACCTAAGAAATCGAGACATATTGATTTAGCGAAGCTCTGAGTATCGGTAAGAGATGTGTGTTAGCCGATGCTCAATCATATCAAATCCAGGCGATCGCACCATTCAATAAAGCAGCTTTTTGTACTCACAGCTATGGAGTAATTTAAGTAATTATACTAATGCCGTATTAAGATACAGATAATAAGTCTCGCCTTGGCAAGGCTACGGTATAGACTCAAGATAGTACTTTCTGCAAAGAAAGCAATAATTCGTTGACAGTATAAGGCTTCGACAAAAACGTATTAATACCAATGGCAGCTGCTGCACTGAGCTTATTGTCAGACATAAGTCCACTACTGGCAATAATTCTGACTTGGGGATTGATTTTTTGCAGGGTACGGATAGCAGTTAAACCATCCAACGAAGGCAGCATCATATCCATCAGTACGACACTAATTTTGTCCCTATTTTTAGCGTATAACGCGATCGCCTCAATGCCATCACTGGCAATTAGGGTTTTGTAGTTGTGAGTTTCCAATGATGTTTTCGTAATCTCTTGAATGGCAACTTCATCATCCACAACCAAAATCAATTC encodes:
- a CDS encoding HlyD family efflux transporter periplasmic adaptor subunit, encoding MKSLRTVEDSSWNRFNELNPDQLHLVEVNEFLPHLGKWTNFGGGILLTIFVAGVSLTSVLNYNVTVKVPASIRPVGEQRIVQSAMNGIIQKIDVQENQVVTKGQAIAYVDDSQLQTQKSQLESSIQQSQLQLNQIDAQLGEMNVQIAAQTNLINRTIMAAQAEFGGIQRNYQDQQIKATADMTKAESALTLAKVQKERLLREKVLIATVQEAEAALKLTRLQRERLQPIVASGAVPRNLFEEKEQAVKSAEAKLEEAKASAKNLMEEKEYAFKVAQTDLEKARTAINPSNAVVTVASERIKQEQAKGEATLAALNKERETLLQQRLELQKQLDRSGQELQQVKTDLNKSVIRSPIAGTLLQLHLRNPGQVVQPSEAIAQIAPLKAPLLIKTRVQAQDIDKVKAGQKVQMQVSACPYPDYGTLQGIVETVAPDALPTLKNNVDQNVAQVLAYQVTIQPQKPYLGRGDRQCHLKSGMEGRADIISRQETVLHFILRKARLITDF
- the ychF gene encoding redox-regulated ATPase YchF, whose amino-acid sequence is MLRAGIVGLPNVGKSTLFNAVVANAKAEAANFPFCTIEPNVGVVAVPDERLNVLAKIASSVQTIPARVEFVDIAGLVKGASQGEGLGNQFLSHIREVDAIVHVVRCFENDDIIHVAGSVDPARDIEIINIELGLSDLAQIERRIDRTRKLARTSKDAQFEITVLEKLAAALNEGKSVRQVSLNEEETEIIKGLELLTYKPIIYAANVSEDELATGNHFVETVRQIASTENAQVVIVSAQVEAELVELPEEDKADFLASLGVEEGGLKSLIRATYTLLGLRTYFTCGPKETRAWTINAGMSAPQAAGVIHSDFERGFIRAETVAYKDLVTTGSMNAAKEKGLVRSEGKEYVVQEGDVMLFRFNV
- a CDS encoding diacylglycerol/polyprenol kinase family protein, translating into MLITFSDFTSIPVLWLQIALAAIWVLLILLIAWVVNRFADKPEIVRKIVHIGTGNVILIAWWLDIPASVGITASILASAITLLSYRLPILPGINSVGRQSLGTFFYSVSFGILVAWFWYLQQPQYAALGILIMTWGDGLAALIGQRFGTHKYKVFGTEKSWEGSLTMMLVSYLVSSLILAGTQGNNWQTWAVSLLVAVIATALEAVSFLGIDNLTVPLGSAALAYFLSQLVLR
- a CDS encoding CTB family bacteriocin, which codes for MSHQIITSELLNELSDEQQQMLVGGADFELSGSNFGSRRSALIGRTTSGPRGSSATSIGINSAVNTAARDFLGLGGNLPRGVGALGASSVRG
- the yidD gene encoding membrane protein insertion efficiency factor YidD, translated to MKLLLIWPIRGYRMFISPLFPPSCRFQPTCSMYAIEAIERFGVLRGSWMATLRILRCHPFHPGGYDPVPEVVEKVKEE